One window of Esox lucius isolate fEsoLuc1 chromosome 25, fEsoLuc1.pri, whole genome shotgun sequence genomic DNA carries:
- the LOC105030186 gene encoding uncharacterized protein LOC105030186 → MKANISLALSMLSLILLNFFCDVMPSPTESSTNGTQYTPTMSGTLTDGTSEPTDQFTSQNSVGGKQGNSTVMSTTLSVTTNEPSQPSTTSSTEPETTKKPPASRTSTTSPLPKDTTILTSPSKPVGFNVGSAFIVVIGVIILLLLLLGLIYKWATRQSDREGSATRLLLGIRERLRGWVRTLEEHLELSLWPWKRARDEEDGEGEEGGDREEGKMDDGGAGARGAKGGKNCEDEDYGDSSDDYSSLEGVDLRERAKNLEEEAKKEAAAKRNSGSAAGRDDTSGESDETDEEQERTGVTSGEEKSKGEMCDITIL, encoded by the coding sequence ATGAAGGCCAATATCAGCCTGGCTCTGAGCATGCTCAGTCTGATCCTCCTGAACTTTTTCTGTGACGTCATGCCTTCCCCCACCGAATCTTCCACCAATGGCACACAATATACCCCCACCATGAGTGGTACACTTACAGATGGCACCAGCGAACCCACTGACCAATTCACAAGTCAGAATAGTGTCGGAGGAAAGCAAGGTAATTCTACTGTCATGTCAACGACCTTATCTGTCACGACAAATGAACCATCTCAGCCTTCAACAACCAGCAGCACGGAGCCTGAAACAACCAAAAAGCCCCCAGCCTCACGCACATCAACCACTTCCCCTCTACCCAAGGACACAACCATATTAACCAGTCCATCAAAACCTGTTGGGTTTAACGTTGGGTCCGCCTTTATAGTAGTCATAGGGGTCATcattcttctcctcctgctACTCGGGCTGATCTACAAGTGGGCCACCCGCCAATCAGACCGGGAGGGCTCCGCCACTCGGCTACTATTGGGCATCAGGGAGCGTTTGAGAGGCTGGGTGAGGACCCTGGAGGAACATCTAGAGCTATCCCTTTGGCCCTGGAAGAGAGCACGGGATGAGGAGgacggagagggagaggaggggggagacagggaggaggggaagatggatgatGGCGGTGCTGGGGCCAGGGGAGCGAAAGGTGGGAAGAACTGCGAGGACGAAGACTACGGCGATTCTTCTGACGACTACTCCAGCTTGGAGGGGGTCGACCTCAGGGAGCGGGCCAAAAACCTGGAGGAGGAGGCGAAAAAGGAGGCGGCGGCAAAGAGGAACAGCGGGAGTGCAGCGGGCCGGGATGACACGAGCGGGGAAAGTGATGAAACGGATGAGGAGCAGGAGCGAACAGGAGTCACCTCCGGTGAAGAGAAAAGCAAGGGAGAGATGTGTGACATCACAATACTTTAA